One Syngnathus acus chromosome 13, fSynAcu1.2, whole genome shotgun sequence genomic window carries:
- the b3gat1a gene encoding galactosylgalactosylxylosylprotein 3-beta-glucuronosyltransferase 1 isoform X2: MPKRRDILAIVLIVLPWTLLITVWHQSAIAPLLAIHKDDGVEGKREAGGQAGDSKEYCASDKDIVEVVRTEYVYTRPPPWSDVLPTIHIITPTYSRPVQKAELTRLANTFLHIPNLHWILVEDSQRRTPLVTRLLRETGLNYTHLNVETPRNYKLRGDTRDPRIPRGTMQRNLALRWLRETFNVNSTQAGIVYFADDDNTYSLELFEEMRSTQKVSVWPVAFVGGLRYESPKVNSAGKVYGWKTVFDPHRPFAIDMAGFAINLRLILFKPQAYFKLRGVKGGYQESSLLRELVTLNDLEPKAANCTKILVWHTRTEKPVLVNEGKNGFTDPNVEI, from the exons ATGCCGAAGAGAAGAGATATTCTTGCCATCGTGTTGATCGTGCTACCCTGGACTCTGCTCATCACAGTTTGGCACCAAAGCGCGATCGCTCCGCTCCTCGCCATCCACAAGG ATGACGGTGTTGAAGGCAAGAGGGAGGCGGGTGGCCAAGCGGGAGACTCCAAGGAATACTGCGCCTCAGATAAGGACATCGTGGAGGTGGTGAGGACTGAGTATGTGTACACGCGGCCGCCGCCGTGGTCTGATGTGCTGCCCACCATCCACATCATCACGCCCACGTACAGTCGACCTGTACAAAAGGCCGAGCTGACGCGGCTGGCCAACACCTTCCTCCACATTCCCAATCTGCACTGGATCCTGGTGGAGGATTCCCAAAGGAGGACGCCTCTCGTCACGCGCCTCCTCCGAGAAACGGGCCTCAACTACACCCACCTAAATGTCGAGACGCCCAGGAACTATAAGCTGCGCGGGGACACAAGGGACCCTAGAATCCCCCGGGGGACCATGCAGAGGAATCTGGCACTCCGCTGGCTGAGGGAGACCTTCAACGTAAATAGCACTCAAGCTGGAATAGTCTACTTTGCTGATGACGATAACACTTACAGTCTGGAGCTGTTTGAGGAG ATGCGATCAACTCAGAAAGTTTCCGTGTGGCCTGTGGCCTTTGTGGGCGGCCTGCGCTACGAGTCCCCCAAGGTCAACTCGGCCGGGAAAGTGTACGGGTGGAAGACAGTGTTCGACCCCCATCGGCCCTTTGCCATCGACATGGCCGGCTTTGCCATCAACCTGAGGCTCATCCTCTTCAAGCCTCAGGCGTATTTCAAGCTTCGCGGGGTGAAGGGAGGCTACCAGGAGAGTAGTTTGCTGCGGGAACTTGTCACACTCAACGACCTGGAACCCAAAGCAGCCAATTGCACTAAG ATACTTGTTTGGCACACGAGAACAGAGAAGCCTGTCCTCGTAAACGAAGGGAAAAATGGATTCACAGACCCAAATGTGGAGATTTAA
- the b3gat1a gene encoding galactosylgalactosylxylosylprotein 3-beta-glucuronosyltransferase 1 isoform X1: MPKRRDILAIVLIVLPWTLLITVWHQSAIAPLLAIHKACHHLVKEIFIIPERLAVRHRLSDDGVEGKREAGGQAGDSKEYCASDKDIVEVVRTEYVYTRPPPWSDVLPTIHIITPTYSRPVQKAELTRLANTFLHIPNLHWILVEDSQRRTPLVTRLLRETGLNYTHLNVETPRNYKLRGDTRDPRIPRGTMQRNLALRWLRETFNVNSTQAGIVYFADDDNTYSLELFEEMRSTQKVSVWPVAFVGGLRYESPKVNSAGKVYGWKTVFDPHRPFAIDMAGFAINLRLILFKPQAYFKLRGVKGGYQESSLLRELVTLNDLEPKAANCTKILVWHTRTEKPVLVNEGKNGFTDPNVEI, encoded by the exons ATGCCGAAGAGAAGAGATATTCTTGCCATCGTGTTGATCGTGCTACCCTGGACTCTGCTCATCACAGTTTGGCACCAAAGCGCGATCGCTCCGCTCCTCGCCATCCACAAGG CATGTCACCACCTAGTAAAAGAGATCTTTATCATTCCAGAGAGGCTTGCGGTTCGCCACCGACTCTCAG ATGACGGTGTTGAAGGCAAGAGGGAGGCGGGTGGCCAAGCGGGAGACTCCAAGGAATACTGCGCCTCAGATAAGGACATCGTGGAGGTGGTGAGGACTGAGTATGTGTACACGCGGCCGCCGCCGTGGTCTGATGTGCTGCCCACCATCCACATCATCACGCCCACGTACAGTCGACCTGTACAAAAGGCCGAGCTGACGCGGCTGGCCAACACCTTCCTCCACATTCCCAATCTGCACTGGATCCTGGTGGAGGATTCCCAAAGGAGGACGCCTCTCGTCACGCGCCTCCTCCGAGAAACGGGCCTCAACTACACCCACCTAAATGTCGAGACGCCCAGGAACTATAAGCTGCGCGGGGACACAAGGGACCCTAGAATCCCCCGGGGGACCATGCAGAGGAATCTGGCACTCCGCTGGCTGAGGGAGACCTTCAACGTAAATAGCACTCAAGCTGGAATAGTCTACTTTGCTGATGACGATAACACTTACAGTCTGGAGCTGTTTGAGGAG ATGCGATCAACTCAGAAAGTTTCCGTGTGGCCTGTGGCCTTTGTGGGCGGCCTGCGCTACGAGTCCCCCAAGGTCAACTCGGCCGGGAAAGTGTACGGGTGGAAGACAGTGTTCGACCCCCATCGGCCCTTTGCCATCGACATGGCCGGCTTTGCCATCAACCTGAGGCTCATCCTCTTCAAGCCTCAGGCGTATTTCAAGCTTCGCGGGGTGAAGGGAGGCTACCAGGAGAGTAGTTTGCTGCGGGAACTTGTCACACTCAACGACCTGGAACCCAAAGCAGCCAATTGCACTAAG ATACTTGTTTGGCACACGAGAACAGAGAAGCCTGTCCTCGTAAACGAAGGGAAAAATGGATTCACAGACCCAAATGTGGAGATTTAA